A window of Gallus gallus isolate bGalGal1 chromosome 3, bGalGal1.mat.broiler.GRCg7b, whole genome shotgun sequence genomic DNA:
ACCGCAGCCCTTGCACATGATCATGGCTTTCAACCTGCAGTAACACTTGGAAGGGGAGTCCTCCATGCTGCTGTCTTCAGCAAAGGCCTGAACCGGGATGGTCTGGCTGTGGTTGCCGGAGTTCATGGCTTGGCTGGTGGGAATGGTGGTCACAGTCACAGAGAAGGACATGACGTTCCCCATGCTACTGGACAACTGATTGCACTCAGAGAGCCCGCTCATGAGAGAGCCCTGGTTCACGTCTGGGGAGGTGGAGACGTTTATTGTGCCGCTGTAGCTGGGCCCgatgagctgtgctgctgcagcatctcctcccAGCTTCGGAGGGTGGGGGTGAGAAAGCTGGGGAAGCTGCGGCTGTGCAGAGTCTGAGGACGGTGTGGAAGAGCTGAagagctcagggctgctgtGCGTTTTTCCCTTCACTGCGTGCACCGTTTGCTCTTGAGCCGCCTGAATAAAATCTCGTGCTAACGCTGTTCCGTCCAACGCCTGACtgttctccctgctgccagctgcctgctgagACACGGCTGCTTCCGTCTTCACGCCCTTTTTAGCAAGGATGCCGTAATCTGAGGAATTTGCACCATGTGATACCTGTTCTTTTTCACATGGAGCAGCCACCTGGGAAGCCTGGGGCTCCTCTTTTACGCTGACATGCTCGTGTTCATCACCGGTGCTCTCATTGTCTGCATCTTCTTCCtcgctgctgctgccatggtcAGGCATCTCCTCACATTCCCCACATTCTGCTTTTGGACCACCGGCTGGGCTGTTCAGACACGAGCGGGTTTCAGGGTTCAAGGAGAAGCCTCTCCTCAAACTCTCCGAACCACGACCGTAGGTGGAAATGTTGAGCAGATAATGACCAGACATAGCAGGTTTGGATGTCCTTCTGCCCATAAAACCCAGCACAAATCTCTGGCTGGTGGAGCTGTTTTCTAGCTGGAAACCTGAGTGCGCGACGTTCACTTGGGAAGGCTGAAGGACCGGGAGCAAATTTTGCCTCTGGACCCTCTTGATGAGCGTCTGAAGGATCTGCTCCTGCGTTGTTTTACTGAGCGCCTCTGGGTGCTGGTCAGCACCGGGCTCCTTTCCTGCGGGGAGCACAAATGTCCTTGGAATGTGAGGCAGAGGCCTGCTCTGGCAAAAGATCTTCCCGAGCTGCTGCGGGGATAACGCTGACTGCCTTTCACCACCCTCAGCTCCAGCACCACTGCCTGCTACACCGGGTACTGCTGCCCCTTTCTCTTCATTAGAAGCTAATGGGACAGTTTTCATTTCCGCTTTGGTGAGAGGCTTCGGCAGGATTTGCTCCAGAGGGACGCTCTTGCCTTGAAGAAGTTGGGTGACCAAAGGGTTGTTGGCAGGAATACTGGAGTTTGCTTTTGGGAGGGCCCCACTTGAACTCGGATGGGTTTTAAGGCTAGGTGCTGCTGACAAGGTGTTGGAGCATGGGGCAGATGGAGCTGACACCACCGCACCTCCAGCCTGCGCTTCCGAGCTAGTAGGGGTCAGCGAAGGCATGAGAGGGGAAGGAGATGTGCCTTTGGGGACATCCGAGCTGGTCCCTCCTAAGGCTGCAGGTGCTACCCTGGTGATGTTGGCGTTGCTATCTGCTGAGGACACAGTGACACAAGTTGTTCCATCCCTGACAGTTGATGCCCCGCAGGCCTGGCCGAgacctgctggagcagaaggtgctttctcttgtttgtcacagccaccagcacacGAGGAGCCCGAAACCTGATTTATAGCCACGTTTGGGGGGCTCTGTTTGATTCCACTGATTTGCTCTATCGCCGATACCGCTGGGGAGGAGCAGTTGGTACCTGTATTGCCAGCTGCACTTCTGGATTGCAATATGGAAGTTTGCTGTAGTTGTGCTCTAGAAAGACTGGGGGTTGCTGGCTGCTCCTGGGTCTCCATTGGGGAATGGGTCCCTGGGCAGCGTGGAAGAAACCTTCTCGAACTTCCCCCGCTTCCAGTTCCTGCCAGTTCCAGTGCGTTTCCTCGCGTTCCAGTTTCGCCGGCTCCACTCGTCGCTGCGTTACCCGTCCCTCCACCGCCCGCTGGGCCCCCACCGGGACCCGGCCCTGGGACTGCTCCCCCCGAAgaagcggcggcggcggctgcggcggcCGCTGCCCTCTGAGCCCTGACCTGCTGGGCTTTGGCCTTGATGTCCGCCAAGGTTCTGGCCCCTGTTCTGGCCGGACTGATGAGTGAGGCTGGGAAACGTACCCTGGGAGAGACCTGGCCCGCAGGAAATGGCATGGGGGAGATTCGGGAAACAGGAAtctgaaagagaggagaaaagtgcCAATTGATACACAGGGAATGTTTAACCCACATCATTAAAGACAGAAGTGTTTATGGTTGAAGTTTTACATAAATGCTTTTGGAGTTCTCACTTGAGAAGAATACAAAGAAGAACTTCTACATCCTTTTGATGTCTGGCACACCTATTTTGGATCTGTTATCACCTCATTAACTCAGGCTAGAAGCTCTTACCTTGCAGGTATAGGCTGTTCCACCACGCCCCACCATTACAAAGCCTACTGAGCTCTCAAAAGCGACCAAAACTCAACACCTCTCATCCCTTGGTGCAGGTTTCAAGCTTAACATTACACATATGCAACTTACATCCATTTGTACATCGGTGAATTACTCTTCTACCCCTGCATGTCTACATTTCACTCCTTGGTGTCCTTCTATAAACCATTAATACTCTACTGTGTATCTTCACAAAAAATGCTGAGCTTTAGTCCAGTCTTCTAACATATTTTCTCCACTCCCCTCACCTTTGCAGTTTACCTTATGTGTGATCGCCCTTTCTCTCCCATCATGGAAATGATGAGATCAGTGCATTCATAGTAGTGCTTTTCTCTCATCTGCAACAACTTAAGCTCGTATCATTTAAAGTCACACTTGTTTTCATAGATCCGCAATACTTCGCTGACTCCCCGTTACCTTCTAATCTTAATAAGAGATTAGAATTCTTAGAACATACAGAAATAGAGCAATTGAATCATTTTCCATGCACAGTTTCTGCCTAAGGCCCCCGAACAACGGAGCTGAGCTGGGAATTTCCTGGAAGCTCAACAGCAGGTGTGTTTCCTATGGCCTACGTCTGAAGTACAAGAGAACAGCATTGTTCAGGCCAAAGTCGAACCCTTCTGTCACTGTCATGTTTcgtttctgttttcctttcgGGTAATTTATTGcttaattcacagaatcatagaatcataaaggttcAAAAGACCAATAAGATAACCTGTTCCAACCATCAATCCACGCCTGTGCCCACTCAAGACCAATCAAGACCATGTCATCTTTTCATATGTAGATTCCTGCTAAGATTCAGCAGATAAAGGGCTTTTGGAATTGAGACGTTCCCTAAAATAGTCCTCTGCTACACAGTCTAATACTTCACTGCATTCAGTATTAATGATAACTGCATCatttttggatttatttttaacacaggCAAATAATTTACTTTCTGGACTTGATATATTAGAGCAAACTGCTGACAGCATTCTTTCTAGACCTATTCTTGTACCAGTGGGGATAGCACACAAAGTTCTTCATGCTcttgggctgcagctccctttATGATTTTGGTCCTGCAATTGCTGGAGCTTTTGGCTGAGCAGGTCTTGCAACAGATATGCGTGCACAGGAGACTTCACTGAACTCAATTCCCTTTAGCAAACAGCTAAGCTTTGCATTTTTGGATCAAACATTTCCATCGCGGTAATAAGCAGGCAACATAACTTGCATGCAGaaccagaactgggctgacCCAGCAGCGCTGACCAACACGAACCCACTCTGTGGAtctgccttcctttctccttacCTTGAGCGGGGGCACTCGTGGCACCGGGGGCCCGGCAGCAGGAAAGGACTGCGTTTGGCTGCGAAAtgccggctgctgctgctggcacttcTCCGCAATGCGCGGCTTCTTCTCAGGAGTGGTCAGTGCTTCTTCACTGCTCTCTGACTTCCTCTTATGGCCTTCAACACTGACCTCCATTTCTTCGTTTACAGGGGGTTTCTTTTCTGGGGTCGGTGGGGCGACCACTGGACTCGTCACCTTTGCCGCTGCTTCACCTGCTTCAGGGCTCTTTGGTTTGCTTGGGGCCAAGACCGGGGCACGCACAGTCTCCTTCACTTCCTTTGATGCAGTATGcttcctctcttcttccagCTTTTGGCTCACAGCAGGCTGTGGATTCTCTTGGATGGGTTCTCCTTGGATTCTCTCTTGGATTTGGGGGTCGCTGGGCTTCACTGCACACCCagctggggaaactgaggccTCGGCAGGCTTGGCTGCTTTGGGCTGcatctcttctctcctctcttctactcttctctcctctccttttttcaCCGCAGGTGCTTCCTGGACCACTTGTGCTTTAGACTCTGATGGAGAAGTAATCTCCTCTTTGACTTGCATGCATtttggctgctctgctgctggcttttcAGCCTCTCCATCATCAGCGCTGGTGTTGGCTGTCAGTCTCTCGGACTCTTCAGGACTTAATCCAGAACtaataagaaaagcagaagttttgttttgtgaaacaTTCTTGCAAAAAGCACGCtattattacaaaaacaaagagggctgtCCAAATACCATACCCGAAGTAAATGTAACTCTTACTGATTTTATGCCATGATCTTTGAAATCCTTCACTACTGTTAGTGCTTccaaatgaaacagaacttAATAGCAATGTTTAAAACCAACTAAACAAAATATGTGGAGCACGCATTAGATCTAGTCCTCTGCCCAGATAGTCATTTTCCAAGCAGTAAACCAAAAGAATTTGGCCAACAGtaaacatttcctttcctcattCCCGCAGGCCTATCTCTGCCATATGCAAAATGCCC
This region includes:
- the ASXL2 gene encoding putative Polycomb group protein ASXL2 isoform X2, with protein sequence MSHKEILQVIQKEGLKEIRSGTSPLACLNAMLHTNSRGEEGIFYKVPGRMGVYTLKKDVPDGLKELSDGSEESSDAQSDSQSSENSSSSSSSDGCTNKDGRKSRWKRKVSSRLSQTSSPQTSCQSPSIQTGKVISSSQKHSKKALKQALKQQQQKQQQQQCRAGMPVSSNQHTLLKAVKAASASTPTKPAWIGKQSDGHSNSSQNSTFSSSASVKLDNSLPGLGKKPFQRSDRLHARQLKRTKCAEIDVETPDSILVNTNLRALINKHTFSVLPTECQQRLLLLLPEVDRQVGADGLMKLSGSALNNEFFTSAAQGWKERLSEGEFTPEMQLRIRQEIEKEKKVELWKEHFFESYYGQSSGLSPEESERLTANTSADDGEAEKPAAEQPKCMQVKEEITSPSESKAQVVQEAPAVKKGEERRVEERREEMQPKAAKPAEASVSPAGCAVKPSDPQIQERIQGEPIQENPQPAVSQKLEEERKHTASKEVKETVRAPVLAPSKPKSPEAGEAAAKVTSPVVAPPTPEKKPPVNEEMEVSVEGHKRKSESSEEALTTPEKKPRIAEKCQQQQPAFRSQTQSFPAAGPPVPRVPPLKIPVSRISPMPFPAGQVSPRVRFPASLISPARTGARTLADIKAKAQQVRAQRAAAAAAAAAASSGGAVPGPGPGGGPAGGGGTGNAATSGAGETGTRGNALELAGTGSGGSSRRFLPRCPGTHSPMETQEQPATPSLSRAQLQQTSILQSRSAAGNTGTNCSSPAVSAIEQISGIKQSPPNVAINQVSGSSCAGGCDKQEKAPSAPAGLGQACGASTVRDGTTCVTVSSADSNANITRVAPAALGGTSSDVPKGTSPSPLMPSLTPTSSEAQAGGAVVSAPSAPCSNTLSAAPSLKTHPSSSGALPKANSSIPANNPLVTQLLQGKSVPLEQILPKPLTKAEMKTVPLASNEEKGAAVPGVAGSGAGAEGGERQSALSPQQLGKIFCQSRPLPHIPRTFVLPAGKEPGADQHPEALSKTTQEQILQTLIKRVQRQNLLPVLQPSQVNVAHSGFQLENSSTSQRFVLGFMGRRTSKPAMSGHYLLNISTYGRGSESLRRGFSLNPETRSCLNSPAGGPKAECGECEEMPDHGSSSEEEDADNESTGDEHEHVSVKEEPQASQVAAPCEKEQVSHGANSSDYGILAKKGVKTEAAVSQQAAGSRENSQALDGTALARDFIQAAQEQTVHAVKGKTHSSPELFSSSTPSSDSAQPQLPQLSHPHPPKLGGDAAAAQLIGPSYSGTINVSTSPDVNQGSLMSGLSECNQLSSSMGNVMSFSVTVTTIPTSQAMNSGNHSQTIPVQAFAEDSSMEDSPSKCYCRLKAMIMCKGCGAFCHDDCIGPSKLCVSCLVVR
- the ASXL2 gene encoding putative Polycomb group protein ASXL2 isoform X5, which produces MHEQGWEEKQVEKESVIKTVTDILPSDKLPVTFHPDRQSHLLIPEAQQEGTQTAWIGKQSDGHSNSSQNSTFSSSASVKLDNSLPGLGKKPFQRSDRLHARQLKRTKCAEIDVETPDSILVNTNLRALINKHTFSVLPTECQQRLLLLLPEVDRQVGADGLMKLSGSALNNEFFTSAAQGWKERLSEGEFTPEMQLRIRQEIEKEKKVELWKEHFFESYYGQSSGLSPEESERLTANTSADDGEAEKPAAEQPKCMQVKEEITSPSESKAQVVQEAPAVKKGEERRVEERREEMQPKAAKPAEASVSPAGCAVKPSDPQIQERIQGEPIQENPQPAVSQKLEEERKHTASKEVKETVRAPVLAPSKPKSPEAGEAAAKVTSPVVAPPTPEKKPPVNEEMEVSVEGHKRKSESSEEALTTPEKKPRIAEKCQQQQPAFRSQTQSFPAAGPPVPRVPPLKIPVSRISPMPFPAGQVSPRVRFPASLISPARTGARTLADIKAKAQQVRAQRAAAAAAAAAASSGGAVPGPGPGGGPAGGGGTGNAATSGAGETGTRGNALELAGTGSGGSSRRFLPRCPGTHSPMETQEQPATPSLSRAQLQQTSILQSRSAAGNTGTNCSSPAVSAIEQISGIKQSPPNVAINQVSGSSCAGGCDKQEKAPSAPAGLGQACGASTVRDGTTCVTVSSADSNANITRVAPAALGGTSSDVPKGTSPSPLMPSLTPTSSEAQAGGAVVSAPSAPCSNTLSAAPSLKTHPSSSGALPKANSSIPANNPLVTQLLQGKSVPLEQILPKPLTKAEMKTVPLASNEEKGAAVPGVAGSGAGAEGGERQSALSPQQLGKIFCQSRPLPHIPRTFVLPAGKEPGADQHPEALSKTTQEQILQTLIKRVQRQNLLPVLQPSQVNVAHSGFQLENSSTSQRFVLGFMGRRTSKPAMSGHYLLNISTYGRGSESLRRGFSLNPETRSCLNSPAGGPKAECGECEEMPDHGSSSEEEDADNESTGDEHEHVSVKEEPQASQVAAPCEKEQVSHGANSSDYGILAKKGVKTEAAVSQQAAGSRENSQALDGTALARDFIQAAQEQTVHAVKGKTHSSPELFSSSTPSSDSAQPQLPQLSHPHPPKLGGDAAAAQLIGPSYSGTINVSTSPDVNQGSLMSGLSECNQLSSSMGNVMSFSVTVTTIPTSQAMNSGNHSQTIPVQAFAEDSSMEDSPSKCYCRLKAMIMCKGCGAFCHDDCIGPSKLCVSCLVVR
- the ASXL2 gene encoding putative Polycomb group protein ASXL2 isoform X1, whose translation is MREKGRRKKGRTWAEAARTVLEKYPNTPMSHKEILQVIQKEGLKEISGTSPLACLNAMLHTNSRGEEGIFYKVPGRMGVYTLKKDVPDGLKELSDGSEESSDAQSDSQSSENSSSSSSSDGCTNKDGRKSRWKRKVSSRLSQTSSPQTSCQSPSIQTGKVISSSQKHSKKALKQALKQQQQKQQQQQCRAGMPVSSNQHTLLKAVKAASASTPTKPAWIGKQSDGHSNSSQNSTFSSSASVKLDNSLPGLGKKPFQRSDRLHARQLKRTKCAEIDVETPDSILVNTNLRALINKHTFSVLPTECQQRLLLLLPEVDRQVGADGLMKLSGSALNNEFFTSAAQGWKERLSEGEFTPEMQLRIRQEIEKEKKVELWKEHFFESYYGQSSGLSPEESERLTANTSADDGEAEKPAAEQPKCMQVKEEITSPSESKAQVVQEAPAVKKGEERRVEERREEMQPKAAKPAEASVSPAGCAVKPSDPQIQERIQGEPIQENPQPAVSQKLEEERKHTASKEVKETVRAPVLAPSKPKSPEAGEAAAKVTSPVVAPPTPEKKPPVNEEMEVSVEGHKRKSESSEEALTTPEKKPRIAEKCQQQQPAFRSQTQSFPAAGPPVPRVPPLKIPVSRISPMPFPAGQVSPRVRFPASLISPARTGARTLADIKAKAQQVRAQRAAAAAAAAAASSGGAVPGPGPGGGPAGGGGTGNAATSGAGETGTRGNALELAGTGSGGSSRRFLPRCPGTHSPMETQEQPATPSLSRAQLQQTSILQSRSAAGNTGTNCSSPAVSAIEQISGIKQSPPNVAINQVSGSSCAGGCDKQEKAPSAPAGLGQACGASTVRDGTTCVTVSSADSNANITRVAPAALGGTSSDVPKGTSPSPLMPSLTPTSSEAQAGGAVVSAPSAPCSNTLSAAPSLKTHPSSSGALPKANSSIPANNPLVTQLLQGKSVPLEQILPKPLTKAEMKTVPLASNEEKGAAVPGVAGSGAGAEGGERQSALSPQQLGKIFCQSRPLPHIPRTFVLPAGKEPGADQHPEALSKTTQEQILQTLIKRVQRQNLLPVLQPSQVNVAHSGFQLENSSTSQRFVLGFMGRRTSKPAMSGHYLLNISTYGRGSESLRRGFSLNPETRSCLNSPAGGPKAECGECEEMPDHGSSSEEEDADNESTGDEHEHVSVKEEPQASQVAAPCEKEQVSHGANSSDYGILAKKGVKTEAAVSQQAAGSRENSQALDGTALARDFIQAAQEQTVHAVKGKTHSSPELFSSSTPSSDSAQPQLPQLSHPHPPKLGGDAAAAQLIGPSYSGTINVSTSPDVNQGSLMSGLSECNQLSSSMGNVMSFSVTVTTIPTSQAMNSGNHSQTIPVQAFAEDSSMEDSPSKCYCRLKAMIMCKGCGAFCHDDCIGPSKLCVSCLVVR
- the ASXL2 gene encoding putative Polycomb group protein ASXL2 (The RefSeq protein has 6 substitutions compared to this genomic sequence); the protein is MREKGRRKKGRTWAEAARTVLEKYPNTPMSHKEILQVIQKEGLKEIRSGTSPLACLNAMLHTNSRGEEGIFYKVPGRMGVYTLKKDVPDGLKELSDGSEESSDAQSDSQSSENSSSSSSSDGCTNKDGRKSRWKRKVSSRLSQTSSPQTSCQSPSIQTGKVISSSQKHSKKALKQALKQQQQKQQQQQCRAGMPVSSNQHTLLKAVKAASASTPTKPAWIGKQSDGHSNSSQNSTFSSSASVKLDNSLPGLGKKPFQRSDRLHARQLKRTKCAEIDVETPDSILVNTNLRALINKHTFSVLPTECQQRLLLLLPEVDRQVGADGLMKLSGSALNNEFFTSAAQGWKERLSEGEFTPEMQLRIRQEIEKEKKVELWKEHFFESYYGQSSGLSPEESERLTANTSADDGEAEKPAAEQPKCMQVKEEITSPSESKAQVVQEAPAVKKGEERRVEERREEMQPKAAKPAEASVSPAGCAVKPSNPQIQERIQGEPIQENPQPAVSQKLEEERKHTASKEVKEAVRAPVLAPSKPKSPEAGEAAAKVTSPVVVPPTPEKKPPVNEEMEVSVEGHKRKSESSEEALTTPGKKPRIAEKCQQQQPAFRSQTQSFPAAGPPVPRVPPLKIPVSRISPMPFPAGQVSPRVRFPASLISPARTGARTLADIKAKAQQVRAQRAAAAAAAAAASSGGAVPGPGPGGGPAGGGGTGNAATSGAGETGTRGNALELAGTGSGGSSRRFLPRCPGTHSPMETQEQPATPSLSRAQLQQTSVLQSRSAAGNTGTNCSSPAVSAIEQISGIKQSPPNVAINQVSGSSCAGGCDKQEKAPSAPAGLGQACGASTVRDGTTCVTVSSADSNANITRVAPAALGGTSSDVPKGTSPSPLMPSLTPTSSEAQAGGAVVSAPSAPCSNTLSAAPSLKTHPSSSGALPKANSSIPANNPLVTQLLQGKSVPLEQILPKPLTKAEMKTVPLASNEEKGAAVPGVAGSGAGAEGGERQSALSPQQLGKIFCQSRPLPHIPRTFVLPAGKEPGADQHPEALSKTTQEQILQTLIKRVQRQNLLPVLQPSQVNVAHSGFQLENSSTSQRFVLGFMGRRTSKPAMSGHYLLNISTYGRGSESLRRGFSLNPETRSCLNSPAGGPKAECGECEEMPDHGSSSEEEDADNESTGDEHEHVSVKEEPQASQVAAPCEKEQVSHGANSSDYGILAKKGVKTEAAVSQQAAGSRENSQALDGTALARDFIQAAQEQTVHAVKGKTHSSPELFSSSTPSSDSAQLQLPQLSHPHPPKLGGDAAAAQLIGPSYSGTINVSTSPDVNQGSLMSGLSECNQLSSSMGNVMSFSVTVTTIPTSQAMNSGNHSQTIPVQAFAEDSSMEDSPSKCYCRLKAMIMCKGCGAFCHDDCIGPSKLCVSCLVVR
- the ASXL2 gene encoding putative Polycomb group protein ASXL2 isoform X4; the encoded protein is MFMEQLRAVPLEVSSRLSQTSSPQTSCQSPSIQTGKVISSSQKHSKKALKQALKQQQQKQQQQQCRAGMPVSSNQHTLLKAVKAASASTPTKPAWIGKQSDGHSNSSQNSTFSSSASVKLDNSLPGLGKKPFQRSDRLHARQLKRTKCAEIDVETPDSILVNTNLRALINKHTFSVLPTECQQRLLLLLPEVDRQVGADGLMKLSGSALNNEFFTSAAQGWKERLSEGEFTPEMQLRIRQEIEKEKKVELWKEHFFESYYGQSSGLSPEESERLTANTSADDGEAEKPAAEQPKCMQVKEEITSPSESKAQVVQEAPAVKKGEERRVEERREEMQPKAAKPAEASVSPAGCAVKPSDPQIQERIQGEPIQENPQPAVSQKLEEERKHTASKEVKETVRAPVLAPSKPKSPEAGEAAAKVTSPVVAPPTPEKKPPVNEEMEVSVEGHKRKSESSEEALTTPEKKPRIAEKCQQQQPAFRSQTQSFPAAGPPVPRVPPLKIPVSRISPMPFPAGQVSPRVRFPASLISPARTGARTLADIKAKAQQVRAQRAAAAAAAAAASSGGAVPGPGPGGGPAGGGGTGNAATSGAGETGTRGNALELAGTGSGGSSRRFLPRCPGTHSPMETQEQPATPSLSRAQLQQTSILQSRSAAGNTGTNCSSPAVSAIEQISGIKQSPPNVAINQVSGSSCAGGCDKQEKAPSAPAGLGQACGASTVRDGTTCVTVSSADSNANITRVAPAALGGTSSDVPKGTSPSPLMPSLTPTSSEAQAGGAVVSAPSAPCSNTLSAAPSLKTHPSSSGALPKANSSIPANNPLVTQLLQGKSVPLEQILPKPLTKAEMKTVPLASNEEKGAAVPGVAGSGAGAEGGERQSALSPQQLGKIFCQSRPLPHIPRTFVLPAGKEPGADQHPEALSKTTQEQILQTLIKRVQRQNLLPVLQPSQVNVAHSGFQLENSSTSQRFVLGFMGRRTSKPAMSGHYLLNISTYGRGSESLRRGFSLNPETRSCLNSPAGGPKAECGECEEMPDHGSSSEEEDADNESTGDEHEHVSVKEEPQASQVAAPCEKEQVSHGANSSDYGILAKKGVKTEAAVSQQAAGSRENSQALDGTALARDFIQAAQEQTVHAVKGKTHSSPELFSSSTPSSDSAQPQLPQLSHPHPPKLGGDAAAAQLIGPSYSGTINVSTSPDVNQGSLMSGLSECNQLSSSMGNVMSFSVTVTTIPTSQAMNSGNHSQTIPVQAFAEDSSMEDSPSKCYCRLKAMIMCKGCGAFCHDDCIGPSKLCVSCLVVR
- the ASXL2 gene encoding putative Polycomb group protein ASXL2 isoform X3, whose protein sequence is MSHKEILQVIQKEGLKEISGTSPLACLNAMLHTNSRGEEGIFYKVPGRMGVYTLKKDVPDGLKELSDGSEESSDAQSDSQSSENSSSSSSSDGCTNKDGRKSRWKRKVSSRLSQTSSPQTSCQSPSIQTGKVISSSQKHSKKALKQALKQQQQKQQQQQCRAGMPVSSNQHTLLKAVKAASASTPTKPAWIGKQSDGHSNSSQNSTFSSSASVKLDNSLPGLGKKPFQRSDRLHARQLKRTKCAEIDVETPDSILVNTNLRALINKHTFSVLPTECQQRLLLLLPEVDRQVGADGLMKLSGSALNNEFFTSAAQGWKERLSEGEFTPEMQLRIRQEIEKEKKVELWKEHFFESYYGQSSGLSPEESERLTANTSADDGEAEKPAAEQPKCMQVKEEITSPSESKAQVVQEAPAVKKGEERRVEERREEMQPKAAKPAEASVSPAGCAVKPSDPQIQERIQGEPIQENPQPAVSQKLEEERKHTASKEVKETVRAPVLAPSKPKSPEAGEAAAKVTSPVVAPPTPEKKPPVNEEMEVSVEGHKRKSESSEEALTTPEKKPRIAEKCQQQQPAFRSQTQSFPAAGPPVPRVPPLKIPVSRISPMPFPAGQVSPRVRFPASLISPARTGARTLADIKAKAQQVRAQRAAAAAAAAAASSGGAVPGPGPGGGPAGGGGTGNAATSGAGETGTRGNALELAGTGSGGSSRRFLPRCPGTHSPMETQEQPATPSLSRAQLQQTSILQSRSAAGNTGTNCSSPAVSAIEQISGIKQSPPNVAINQVSGSSCAGGCDKQEKAPSAPAGLGQACGASTVRDGTTCVTVSSADSNANITRVAPAALGGTSSDVPKGTSPSPLMPSLTPTSSEAQAGGAVVSAPSAPCSNTLSAAPSLKTHPSSSGALPKANSSIPANNPLVTQLLQGKSVPLEQILPKPLTKAEMKTVPLASNEEKGAAVPGVAGSGAGAEGGERQSALSPQQLGKIFCQSRPLPHIPRTFVLPAGKEPGADQHPEALSKTTQEQILQTLIKRVQRQNLLPVLQPSQVNVAHSGFQLENSSTSQRFVLGFMGRRTSKPAMSGHYLLNISTYGRGSESLRRGFSLNPETRSCLNSPAGGPKAECGECEEMPDHGSSSEEEDADNESTGDEHEHVSVKEEPQASQVAAPCEKEQVSHGANSSDYGILAKKGVKTEAAVSQQAAGSRENSQALDGTALARDFIQAAQEQTVHAVKGKTHSSPELFSSSTPSSDSAQPQLPQLSHPHPPKLGGDAAAAQLIGPSYSGTINVSTSPDVNQGSLMSGLSECNQLSSSMGNVMSFSVTVTTIPTSQAMNSGNHSQTIPVQAFAEDSSMEDSPSKCYCRLKAMIMCKGCGAFCHDDCIGPSKLCVSCLVVR